The sequence below is a genomic window from Lelliottia sp. JS-SCA-14.
GCGGCGCAGAATGCGGGGGCTGTGTTTAAACCGATTAAAAAAGAAGACAAAGAGCTAAGTATCACTTCCGATCTTTTACCGTTGTGCTCAAAGGTTATGGCTTTAGGGGCTGCAATACGTTGCGGTTTATCAGCGACTCACCTCGATCCTTCGGAAATTGACCTTTTGGCGAAGGACTATATCCACTGCTCAGCAAACTGGAACAGCATTGTTCTTGATAGCGCAAGAAAACCCTACGGCGGCGCGTCCGTGTCCGAGACCCTAAGTTTTGTTAACCGGCCAGATGAAAACTGGCGGCGCACAACGTACAACATGGACGGTAATAAAAAATGAGACATGGAAAAATATTCACCCTCGTTCTGATGCTGACGACAACAGCCTGTCATTCCAGCATCCCACCCTCTTCGGAAGAAGCAGGAGAAATGCCTTACGGAAAATGGGGTTTCGTTTTTTTCACACCTAAGGAACTGCCCGCTTTCGTCAATTATGTTGGCATTATCGACGAAAACAACATCCTCTATTCATTCAGAAATTTAGACAGTACAGATGAGGATGATGCAAGTGTTTCCTCGTGGGATAAAAGGTACATGCGTTTTGCAATGTTTAACAAAGCACTTCATCCCCCTGTAAACATGCTGTTTTGCTGGGATTCCATTATTGATAAACGCACCTATGAAACGAGAATTACTCTTCCTAAATCGGTGCGTACGCAAATGAGTGTGTCGACAGGGATAGATATATTCGGCGAAAAGGCATGGTACAGCACGATGTTATTTGGTCTGGCTCCTGAGGGTAAGGTCAGAATCTGGCTCCAAAATAGTGGTGGGGGTGACAATCTTCTCGTGCAACCAGAAAAAATAACTACATTGTCTGGAGATAAACTGGATGGCTGTAAAGGTATTAGCCGCCTTGAGATGTCTTATACCATCCCTGATGGATACGACCAAAGCATCAAAAATTTCATCAAAGGCAAAACCTATCCGTACGGAAAATGGTAAGGTGAGATACAGCAGATTAGCGCGTATAAAACCTCTTATACGCGCTTAGCATCTATCGCTTAGGGTACAACTCATTGCGCTTATACGGCTCTGTCTCACCGGGCTTGCGCGTCTTAAGCAGCTTCAGGATCCAGGTGTACTGCTCGAGATGCGGACCCACGAAAATTTCGACCTCTTCGTTCATCCGGCGCGCGATGGTGTTGTCGTCTGCTTCCAGCAGGTCGTCCATCGGCGGGCGCACTTCGATGGTCAGGCGATGGGTTTTGCCGTCGTAAACAGGGAAAAGTGGCACCACGCGTGCGCGACAGACTTTCATCAGACGGCCAATCGCGGGCAGTGTCGCTTTATAGGTGGCAAAGAAATCGACAAATTCGCTGTGCTCGGCCCCGTGATCCTGATCCGGCAGGTAATAGCCCCAGTAGCCTTCACGCACTGACTTGATGAACGGTTTGATCCCGTCGTTACGCGCATGCAGTCGGCCACCGAACCGGCGGCGGACGGTGTTCCAGACGTAGTCGAAGATTTTGTTGCCCTGGTTGTGGAACATGGCCGCCATCTTCTGCCCCTGCGAGGCCATCAGCATGGCCGGAATATCCACACCCCAGCCGTGCGGCACGAGGAAGATCACCTTTTCGTCGTTGCGACGCATCTCCTCAATAATCTCCAGCCCTTTCCAGTCCACGCGATCCTTAATCTTGTCCGGCCCGCGCAGCGCCAGCTCGCCCATCATCGCCATCGCCTGCGGCGCAGTGGTGAACATGGCGTCGATAATCGCTTCCCGCTCGGCGTCGCTTTTTTCCGGGAAACAGTAGAAGAGATTAATTTGCGCGCGACGGCGCGCGCTTTTGCCCACTCGGCCGGCGATCAGGCCGATTTTACCAAGGACCGGATCGCGCACGGAGGCAGGAAGCAGTGCGATGCCCGCAAACGCATAAACGCCCAGCCAGGCGCCCCAGTTGCGCGGATGGCGAAAAGATTTCTCAAACTCGGGAATGAATTCACTATTGTTTTTTTGGGTTTCCATGCGGGTTCCAGGGTCTGGTGAAGCTAAAAATAATCATCAGTTAGTGTAGCGAGGCAGGCTGCATCGCACAAAAGAAAAAGCCGGCGCATCTCTGCACCGGCTTTAAGATAACGAAAGGTTAGTCGAAGCGCAGTTGCGGCATAACCTCTTTGACCTGAGCCAGATAATCGGTGCGATCTTTACCGGTCAGGCCTTCGGTGCGCGGCAGTTTCGCCGTCAGCGGGTTCACGGCCTGCTGGTTGATCCACACTTCATAGTGCAGGTGCGGGCCCGTAGAGCGGCCGGTGTTGCCCGACAGCGCGATACGGTCGCCACGTTTCACTTTCTGACCCGGCTGGACCAGCAGTTTGCGAAGGTGCATGTAGCGGGTGGTGTAGGTGCGACCGTGACGAACGGCGACGTAGTACCCTGCCGCGCCGCTGCGTTTGGCGATAACCACTTCACCGTCACCGACAGAGAGCACTGGCGTGCCCTGCGGCATCGCGAAGTCAACGCCACGGTGCGGCGCCACGCGGCCGGTAACCGGGTTCAGACGACGCGGGTTAAAGTTGGATGAAACGCGGAACTGTTTCGCTGTCGGGAAGCGCAGGAAGCCTTTCGCCAGGCCCGTACCGTTGCGGTCGTAGAACTTACCGTCTTCAGCGCGGATGGCGTAATAGTCTTTTCCTTCGGAGCGCAGACGCACGCCCATCAGCTGGCTCTGCTCGCGCTTGCCGTCCAGCATTTCGCGGGACATCAGGATCGAGAA
It includes:
- a CDS encoding DUF2931 family protein; the encoded protein is MRHGKIFTLVLMLTTTACHSSIPPSSEEAGEMPYGKWGFVFFTPKELPAFVNYVGIIDENNILYSFRNLDSTDEDDASVSSWDKRYMRFAMFNKALHPPVNMLFCWDSIIDKRTYETRITLPKSVRTQMSVSTGIDIFGEKAWYSTMLFGLAPEGKVRIWLQNSGGGDNLLVQPEKITTLSGDKLDGCKGISRLEMSYTIPDGYDQSIKNFIKGKTYPYGKW
- the lpxM gene encoding lauroyl-Kdo(2)-lipid IV(A) myristoyltransferase (LpxM is lauroyl-Kdo(2)-lipid IV(A) myristoyltransferase, an enzyme characterized in Escherichia coli and involved in biosynthesis of the form of lipid A found in that species and some closely related species.), whose amino-acid sequence is METQKNNSEFIPEFEKSFRHPRNWGAWLGVYAFAGIALLPASVRDPVLGKIGLIAGRVGKSARRRAQINLFYCFPEKSDAEREAIIDAMFTTAPQAMAMMGELALRGPDKIKDRVDWKGLEIIEEMRRNDEKVIFLVPHGWGVDIPAMLMASQGQKMAAMFHNQGNKIFDYVWNTVRRRFGGRLHARNDGIKPFIKSVREGYWGYYLPDQDHGAEHSEFVDFFATYKATLPAIGRLMKVCRARVVPLFPVYDGKTHRLTIEVRPPMDDLLEADDNTIARRMNEEVEIFVGPHLEQYTWILKLLKTRKPGETEPYKRNELYPKR